In Paeniglutamicibacter kerguelensis, one genomic interval encodes:
- a CDS encoding NAD(P)H-hydrate dehydratase, with protein sequence MAADALAHQAVLMLREHSGRLYGSRMVGLIGSGNNGGDGLYAMAALAKRGVRCTAVLLGERTHPEALEDFNRAGGRSAYAMQLPGLLEDCDLLIDAVYGTGVRPGAVLPEIPQNIPVLACDLPSGVDADTGAVVPTVIAADRTVSFGALKTGLVVGSGHLVSGHIKVIDIGLRETLPAPEAWVAQGEDVELLLNRTSDWHVPGQHKYQRGVLGLFAGSPRYPGAAVLAARAAVSTGLGLLRTVVPDSVAPAMSGAVPESVPLSSQELTALLAHSRRNDREGAKRIGAWAVGPGLEDTPDNRETLAQILASESPCVYDAGALVMLEPGANPQPRILTPHAGELRSLLAKAGVRVDAADIADDPVRWARWAAVAYDCVILLKGSATICTAPDGYTLIVHSSTPDLATAGSGDVLTGLLGTLLAATSFPAKESETNLMHRLTDIAAAGALIHAHAGALAALEGTLSAVDLLRALPRAARDLGL encoded by the coding sequence ATGGCGGCCGACGCCCTGGCCCACCAAGCGGTGCTGATGCTCCGTGAACATTCCGGAAGATTGTACGGATCGCGAATGGTCGGGCTCATTGGTTCGGGAAACAACGGCGGTGATGGCCTGTATGCAATGGCCGCCCTGGCAAAACGGGGTGTCAGATGCACCGCCGTGTTGCTTGGCGAGCGCACTCATCCCGAAGCGCTGGAAGACTTCAACCGTGCCGGCGGGCGATCGGCCTATGCGATGCAGCTTCCCGGACTGCTTGAAGACTGTGACCTGCTGATAGATGCCGTTTACGGCACCGGTGTCCGCCCCGGCGCCGTACTGCCGGAGATACCGCAGAACATACCCGTGTTGGCGTGCGACCTGCCCAGCGGCGTTGATGCAGACACCGGAGCGGTCGTCCCAACCGTCATTGCGGCCGATCGCACCGTGAGCTTTGGCGCGTTGAAAACCGGACTCGTGGTTGGTTCCGGGCATTTGGTTTCCGGGCACATCAAAGTAATCGACATCGGATTGCGCGAGACCCTGCCTGCGCCGGAGGCGTGGGTCGCGCAAGGTGAAGACGTTGAACTGCTGTTGAACCGCACCTCGGATTGGCACGTGCCGGGACAGCACAAGTACCAGCGAGGCGTGCTGGGCCTGTTTGCCGGTTCCCCGCGCTATCCGGGAGCCGCGGTGCTGGCCGCCCGGGCCGCTGTCTCCACTGGCCTGGGGCTGTTGCGAACCGTGGTCCCTGACTCCGTGGCCCCGGCAATGTCCGGTGCCGTCCCCGAATCCGTGCCCCTGTCCTCGCAGGAGCTCACCGCATTGCTCGCCCACAGCCGCCGCAACGACCGCGAAGGCGCAAAACGCATTGGTGCGTGGGCTGTCGGCCCGGGCCTGGAAGACACCCCGGACAACCGCGAGACACTTGCGCAGATCTTGGCGTCGGAAAGTCCCTGCGTATACGATGCCGGGGCGCTGGTCATGCTCGAGCCGGGAGCAAACCCCCAACCCCGGATCCTGACGCCGCATGCCGGCGAGTTGCGGTCCCTGTTGGCCAAGGCCGGTGTCCGGGTGGACGCTGCAGACATTGCGGACGACCCGGTGCGCTGGGCCCGCTGGGCGGCAGTTGCTTATGACTGCGTGATCCTATTGAAGGGCTCGGCGACGATCTGCACGGCGCCCGATGGCTACACCCTGATCGTGCACTCCAGCACGCCTGATTTGGCAACGGCCGGCAGCGGCGATGTCCTGACCGGGTTGTTGGGGACGCTCTTGGCGGCGACAAGCTTCCCGGCCAAGGAATCCGAGACCAACCTCATGCACCGGCTGACCGACATAGCCGCCGCAGGGGCCCTCATCCATGCCCATGCCGGCGCACTGGCGGCGCTGGAAGGCACACTAAGCGCCGTGGACCTACTCCGGGCACTCCCGCGCGCGGCCAGGGACCTGGGGCTCTGA
- a CDS encoding holo-ACP synthase: MIVGIGVDVVEVSRFKAQLERTPALIERLFVPAERGLHVRSLAARFAAKEAIAKALGAPAGMNWQHCQIVKDAAGDPQVLLDGSVAEVAAAKGILYWHISMSHDGDLATAMVVAER, from the coding sequence ATGATCGTGGGAATTGGTGTAGATGTTGTCGAGGTATCTAGGTTCAAGGCGCAGCTGGAACGCACGCCGGCTCTCATCGAACGGCTCTTCGTTCCGGCGGAACGGGGTTTGCATGTCAGGTCCCTGGCCGCCCGTTTTGCCGCCAAGGAGGCCATCGCCAAAGCCCTCGGCGCTCCGGCCGGAATGAATTGGCAGCACTGCCAAATCGTCAAGGACGCTGCCGGGGACCCCCAGGTGCTGCTTGACGGGTCCGTTGCCGAAGTCGCAGCAGCGAAGGGCATCCTCTACTGGCATATTTCCATGAGCCATGACGGGGATCTTGCCACCGCCATGGTGGTCGCCGAACGCTAG
- the rpsI gene encoding 30S ribosomal protein S9 yields MAQNTEEITEFEGEAPTSYTSESASAEAVVVKERPALTVAGAAVGRRKQAIARVRVVPGTGQWTLNGRTLENYFPNKLHQQDVNEPFKLLELDGAYDVIARIHGGGPSGQAGALRLGIARSLNEIDRDNNRAQLKKAGYLTRDARVIERKKAGLKKARKASQFSKR; encoded by the coding sequence GTGGCTCAGAACACTGAAGAGATCACCGAATTCGAGGGTGAAGCTCCGACTTCGTACACCTCGGAATCCGCATCGGCAGAAGCCGTTGTAGTTAAGGAACGTCCGGCCCTCACCGTTGCAGGCGCAGCAGTTGGCCGTCGCAAGCAGGCTATTGCCCGCGTTCGCGTCGTTCCGGGTACCGGCCAGTGGACCCTCAACGGTCGCACGCTGGAAAACTACTTCCCGAACAAGCTGCACCAGCAGGATGTCAACGAGCCGTTCAAGCTGCTCGAACTCGATGGCGCCTACGATGTTATCGCTCGCATCCACGGTGGCGGCCCTTCGGGCCAGGCCGGCGCTCTGCGTTTGGGCATTGCCCGCTCGCTGAACGAAATCGACCGCGACAACAACCGTGCGCAGCTCAAGAAGGCTGGCTACTTGACTCGTGACGCTCGCGTCATCGAACGCAAGAAGGCTGGTCTCAAGAAGGCTCGCAAGGCTTCGCAGTTCTCCAAGCGCTAA
- a CDS encoding mycothiol transferase, producing MENSERSDAVAVALLRDGFVRVSEGIGTLLDRAEPELLRFRPSKNTNHIGWLIWHLTRVQDDHFVHLANRLWPESSAEQRWVADGWRQRFQLPYSDLDTGYGHSSGQVEEFGMYESAYLLGYYRSVHQLSDRILCTLEDGDFDTIIDRRWDPPVTVGVRLASVLNETTKHLGQAEFVQGIFADHG from the coding sequence ATGGAGAATTCAGAGAGGTCGGATGCAGTGGCGGTTGCTCTCCTGCGCGATGGATTCGTTCGGGTATCGGAGGGGATCGGAACCCTGCTTGACCGGGCTGAGCCGGAACTCTTGCGCTTTAGGCCCAGCAAGAACACCAACCACATTGGATGGCTGATCTGGCATCTGACCAGGGTGCAGGATGACCACTTCGTGCACCTTGCCAACCGCTTGTGGCCCGAGTCCTCGGCTGAACAGCGCTGGGTCGCTGACGGATGGCGCCAAAGGTTTCAATTGCCCTACAGCGACCTTGACACCGGCTACGGGCACAGCAGTGGGCAGGTCGAAGAGTTCGGAATGTATGAAAGCGCGTACCTGCTGGGCTACTACCGCTCGGTGCATCAACTAAGCGACAGGATCCTTTGCACGCTGGAGGACGGCGACTTCGACACGATCATTGATCGGCGTTGGGATCCACCGGTGACCGTGGGAGTGCGGTTGGCGAGCGTCCTCAATGAAACCACCAAGCATTTGGGGCAAGCCGAATTCGTTCAAGGGATTTTTGCAGACCACGGTTGA
- the glmM gene encoding phosphoglucosamine mutase: MARLFGTDGVRGKANELLTPELAMALSQAAAMVLGHEQIKDGRRPMAVVAKDPRISGDFLSAAIEAGLASSGVDVHDAGTLPTPAAAYLVADLGADFGVMISASHNPAPDNGIKFLARGGKKLDDALEDAIEAAMEKPKYRPVGGDVGRVTRFADAEDRYIMHLLQSLPNRLEGMKIVLDCAHGAASGCSPEVFAAAGAKVIVIGAEPDGININDGYGSTHLENLQAAVVEHNADLGIAHDGDADRCLAVDHEGTVVDGDQIMSIMATAMKDLGKLKDNTLVATVMSNLGLKIAMREAGITVKETGVGDRYVLEGMREGDYNLGGEQSGHVIFADYATTGDGVLTGLQIAARVNATGKSLKELAGAMTVLPQILINVKGVDKSAAPTNAVLADAVAAAEAELGDSGRVLLRPSGTEPVVRVMVEATSQSVAENIAKSLADVVSRELAL, translated from the coding sequence ATGGCAAGGTTATTTGGGACCGACGGTGTCCGCGGAAAAGCAAACGAACTCTTGACCCCCGAACTGGCGATGGCGCTTTCACAGGCCGCCGCAATGGTGCTGGGTCATGAACAAATAAAGGATGGGCGAAGGCCCATGGCGGTGGTGGCCAAGGATCCCCGGATCAGTGGCGACTTCCTTTCGGCTGCCATCGAAGCGGGGCTTGCCTCTTCCGGCGTTGACGTACACGACGCGGGAACACTGCCCACGCCTGCTGCCGCATACCTGGTGGCCGACCTCGGCGCCGACTTCGGCGTGATGATCTCCGCCTCGCACAACCCGGCGCCAGACAACGGCATCAAGTTCCTGGCACGTGGCGGCAAGAAGCTTGACGACGCGCTCGAAGACGCAATCGAAGCAGCGATGGAGAAGCCCAAGTACCGTCCCGTCGGCGGGGACGTGGGACGGGTGACCCGCTTTGCGGATGCCGAAGACCGCTACATCATGCACCTGTTGCAGTCCCTGCCGAACCGCCTCGAAGGCATGAAGATCGTGCTGGATTGCGCGCACGGCGCTGCAAGCGGCTGCTCCCCGGAGGTCTTTGCGGCCGCGGGCGCCAAAGTTATTGTCATTGGTGCCGAACCCGACGGCATCAACATCAACGACGGCTACGGTTCCACGCACCTTGAAAACCTGCAGGCAGCCGTGGTTGAACACAACGCGGACCTCGGAATTGCCCACGACGGCGACGCCGACCGGTGCCTGGCCGTGGACCACGAGGGAACCGTCGTCGACGGCGACCAGATCATGTCAATCATGGCCACCGCCATGAAGGACCTCGGAAAGCTGAAGGACAACACCCTGGTAGCCACGGTGATGAGCAACCTTGGCCTGAAGATCGCCATGCGCGAGGCCGGCATCACCGTCAAGGAAACCGGAGTCGGGGACAGGTACGTGCTCGAGGGCATGCGCGAGGGTGACTACAACCTGGGCGGCGAACAGTCCGGGCACGTGATCTTCGCCGACTATGCCACGACCGGCGACGGCGTGCTGACCGGTCTGCAGATCGCGGCCCGTGTCAACGCAACGGGCAAGTCCCTGAAGGAACTTGCCGGCGCCATGACCGTGCTGCCGCAGATCTTGATCAACGTCAAGGGCGTGGACAAGTCAGCGGCTCCCACCAACGCGGTGCTTGCAGATGCCGTTGCTGCGGCCGAAGCAGAGCTGGGCGATTCGGGCCGTGTGCTGCTGCGCCCGTCCGGAACCGAACCCGTTGTCCGTGTCATGGTCGAGGCAACCTCGCAGTCCGTTGCCGAGAACATTGCCAAGTCCCTGGCGGATGTTGTTTCGCGAGAGCTTGCTCTCTAG
- the infA gene encoding translation initiation factor IF-1 yields MAKKEGVIEVEGTVSEALPNAMFRVELPNGHVVLATISGKMRQHYIRILPEDRVVVELSPYDLNRGRIVYRYK; encoded by the coding sequence ATGGCCAAGAAAGAGGGTGTCATCGAGGTAGAAGGCACCGTGTCAGAGGCGCTGCCCAATGCGATGTTCCGTGTTGAGCTGCCCAATGGACACGTTGTGCTTGCAACTATCTCGGGAAAGATGCGTCAGCACTACATTCGAATCCTCCCTGAGGATCGCGTAGTGGTGGAACTCAGCCCGTACGACCTCAACCGCGGCCGTATCGTCTACCGCTACAAGTAA
- the rpsK gene encoding 30S ribosomal protein S11, which translates to MPPKTRGAAVRKPRRKDKKNIPLGQAHIKSTFNNTIVSITDPSGAVISWASAGEVGFKGSRKSTPYAAQMAAEAAAKRAQDHGMRKVDVFVKGPGSGRETAIRSLQAAGLEVGSIQDVSPSAHNGCRPPKRRRV; encoded by the coding sequence ATGCCCCCCAAGACTCGTGGAGCAGCGGTCCGCAAGCCGCGTCGTAAAGACAAAAAGAATATCCCGCTCGGCCAGGCGCACATCAAGAGCACCTTCAACAACACCATTGTTTCCATCACGGATCCAAGCGGTGCTGTAATCTCGTGGGCCTCGGCCGGCGAGGTTGGCTTCAAGGGTTCACGCAAGTCCACCCCGTACGCTGCTCAGATGGCCGCCGAGGCCGCTGCAAAGCGCGCACAGGATCATGGCATGCGTAAGGTTGACGTCTTCGTCAAGGGCCCGGGATCGGGACGCGAAACCGCGATCCGTTCGCTGCAGGCTGCTGGCCTTGAGGTTGGGTCCATCCAGGACGTTTCCCCAAGCGCACACAACGGTTGCCGCCCGCCAAAGCGTCGCCGCGTCTAA
- a CDS encoding DNA-directed RNA polymerase subunit alpha yields the protein MLIAQRPTLTEEVVAENRSRFVIEPLEPGFGYTLGNSLRRTLLSSIPGAAVTSVRIDGVLHEFTTVAGVKEDVTELILNIKSLSVSSEHDEPVVAYLRKQGPGVVTAADITPPAGVEFHNPDLHIATLNAKGKFDMELTIERGRGYVSASQNKNADAEIGRIPVDSIYSPVMKVTFRVEATRVEQRTDFDKLIVDVETKDSIAPRDAVASAGTTLVELFGLARELNTAAEGIEIGPSPTDAALAADMALPIEDLELTVRSYNCLKREGIHSVGELVARSEADLMDIRNFGAKSIDEVKAKLIDLGLALKDSPPGFDLAARAAAIGDDDVYGDEEV from the coding sequence GTGCTTATTGCACAGCGCCCCACCCTGACCGAAGAAGTCGTAGCGGAGAACCGCTCCCGTTTCGTAATTGAACCGTTGGAGCCTGGCTTCGGCTACACCCTGGGTAACTCGCTTCGCCGTACCCTGCTCTCCTCCATCCCTGGTGCAGCTGTCACCAGTGTTCGGATCGACGGAGTACTGCACGAGTTCACCACCGTAGCCGGCGTGAAGGAAGACGTCACCGAGCTGATTCTTAACATCAAGAGCCTCTCGGTGTCCTCCGAACATGACGAGCCGGTCGTCGCCTACCTGCGCAAGCAGGGCCCGGGCGTCGTTACCGCAGCAGACATCACCCCGCCAGCCGGCGTTGAATTCCACAACCCGGACCTGCACATCGCGACGTTGAACGCGAAGGGCAAGTTTGACATGGAACTGACCATCGAACGTGGCCGTGGCTATGTTTCTGCATCGCAGAACAAGAACGCGGACGCAGAGATCGGTCGTATCCCCGTGGATTCGATTTACTCGCCGGTAATGAAGGTGACCTTCCGCGTGGAGGCCACCCGTGTTGAACAGCGCACCGACTTCGACAAGCTCATTGTCGACGTTGAAACCAAGGATTCGATTGCCCCGCGCGATGCTGTTGCATCCGCAGGCACCACCCTGGTTGAACTGTTCGGCCTGGCACGCGAGCTGAACACCGCCGCTGAAGGCATCGAGATCGGCCCGTCCCCGACGGACGCCGCGCTCGCAGCCGACATGGCGCTGCCGATCGAAGACCTCGAATTGACCGTTCGTTCGTACAACTGCCTCAAGCGTGAGGGCATCCACTCCGTGGGTGAACTCGTTGCTCGCTCCGAGGCCGACCTGATGGACATCCGTAACTTCGGTGCGAAGTCCATCGACGAGGTCAAGGCGAAGCTGATCGATCTGGGTCTGGCCCTGAAGGATTCCCCTCCGGGCTTTGATCTGGCCGCACGTGCCGCAGCCATTGGCGACGATGACGTCTACGGTGACGAAGAAGTCTAA
- the truA gene encoding tRNA pseudouridine(38-40) synthase TruA has protein sequence MNIPELNTTNPALAPTGSATEPALVRMCLRLGYDGSSYNGWALQPGLPTVQGVLEDALGMLIRRPIRTTVAGRTDAGVHARHQMVHFDLTEAEYAGLARGANLDPGYALVRRLRGVLGREGGSILVHEAYKAPAGFDARFSALWRRYAYRIADGPARFDPLTRAFTMWHKKDVDVDLLNAEAESLLGRHDFLSFCKPRERATTIRTLTEFTFERDESGIIVAHLKADAFCHNMVRAMIGACLMVGDGREKPGWVALRLDAAVRDSKNMLADPRALVLEEVAYPDDVEEIAMRAELTRTRRKPHEITTDLPELGGIKE, from the coding sequence ATGAATATTCCGGAGCTGAACACCACCAACCCGGCCCTGGCGCCGACGGGGAGTGCCACCGAACCCGCCTTGGTGCGCATGTGTCTGCGCCTGGGATACGACGGCAGCTCGTACAACGGATGGGCGCTGCAGCCGGGCCTGCCCACGGTGCAGGGTGTCTTGGAAGATGCATTGGGCATGTTGATTCGCCGACCCATCAGAACCACCGTTGCCGGCCGCACCGATGCCGGTGTCCATGCCCGACACCAGATGGTCCACTTCGACCTGACCGAGGCCGAATATGCCGGTCTGGCCCGCGGCGCCAACCTGGATCCGGGATACGCGTTGGTACGCCGGCTGCGTGGGGTTCTGGGACGCGAAGGCGGAAGCATCCTCGTGCATGAGGCCTACAAGGCTCCCGCAGGTTTCGACGCCCGTTTCTCTGCCTTGTGGCGCCGCTACGCATATCGAATTGCCGATGGCCCGGCCAGGTTCGACCCGCTGACCCGGGCCTTCACCATGTGGCACAAAAAGGACGTTGATGTCGACCTGCTCAACGCGGAAGCGGAAAGCCTGCTGGGCCGCCATGACTTCCTATCCTTCTGCAAGCCGCGGGAGCGTGCCACAACCATCCGCACCCTCACCGAATTCACGTTCGAGCGGGACGAGTCCGGGATCATTGTGGCGCATTTGAAGGCCGACGCTTTCTGCCACAACATGGTCAGGGCCATGATCGGTGCCTGCCTGATGGTCGGCGACGGCCGCGAAAAGCCGGGGTGGGTTGCCCTCAGGTTGGATGCCGCAGTGCGTGACTCCAAGAACATGCTTGCCGACCCGCGCGCCCTGGTGCTCGAGGAAGTCGCATATCCCGATGACGTGGAAGAGATCGCGATGCGCGCGGAACTTACCCGAACCCGGCGCAAGCCGCACGAGATCACCACCGATCTGCCGGAACTGGGCGGAATCAAGGAATAA
- the rplQ gene encoding 50S ribosomal protein L17: protein MPTPPKGPRLGGSAAHERLMLANLSAQLFENKSITTTLTKAKRLRPHAERLITFAKRGDLASRRRVQAVIASRSRTNKSIVHELFENIAPVMAERPGGYTRITKIGNRKGDNAPMAVIELVMEPVSPKQAVVKEAEKAAAKAAPVEEVVETEATEAAEVVETEAAEENKA from the coding sequence ATGCCTACCCCGCCAAAGGGTCCGCGTCTCGGCGGCAGCGCAGCTCACGAGCGCTTGATGCTCGCGAACCTGTCCGCGCAGCTGTTCGAGAACAAGTCCATCACCACCACGTTGACCAAGGCCAAGCGCCTTCGTCCGCACGCTGAGCGTCTGATCACCTTCGCAAAGCGTGGCGACCTGGCCTCGCGTCGCCGCGTCCAGGCAGTCATTGCCTCGCGCAGCCGCACCAACAAGTCGATCGTTCACGAACTGTTCGAGAACATCGCACCGGTCATGGCCGAGCGTCCGGGTGGATACACCCGCATCACCAAGATTGGCAACCGTAAGGGCGACAACGCTCCGATGGCTGTTATTGAATTGGTAATGGAGCCGGTTTCCCCGAAGCAGGCCGTTGTGAAGGAAGCCGAAAAGGCTGCCGCAAAGGCTGCTCCGGTTGAAGAGGTCGTTGAGACCGAAGCAACCGAAGCTGCAGAGGTTGTAGAGACCGAAGCCGCAGAGGAGAACAAGGCCTAG
- the rpmJ gene encoding 50S ribosomal protein L36, producing the protein MKVNPSVKPICDKCKVIRRNGVVMVICENPRHKQRQG; encoded by the coding sequence GTGAAGGTTAACCCTAGCGTGAAGCCGATCTGCGATAAGTGCAAGGTGATCCGCCGTAACGGTGTGGTCATGGTGATCTGCGAAAATCCACGCCACAAACAGCGTCAGGGCTAA
- the rpsM gene encoding 30S ribosomal protein S13, producing the protein MARLAGVDIPREKRVIIALTYIYGVGKTRAEQTIAETGINPDTRVKDLTDAELVQLRDFIEGSFKVEGDLRREVAADIRRKVEIGSYEGIRHRKGLPVRGQRTKTNARTRKGPKRTVAGKKKTR; encoded by the coding sequence ATGGCTCGTCTAGCTGGCGTAGACATCCCACGCGAAAAGCGTGTGATTATTGCGCTCACCTACATCTACGGCGTGGGCAAGACCCGTGCAGAACAGACCATCGCCGAGACCGGGATCAACCCGGACACTCGCGTGAAGGATCTGACCGACGCTGAGCTGGTTCAGCTGCGTGACTTCATTGAAGGCAGCTTCAAGGTTGAGGGTGACCTCCGCCGTGAAGTGGCAGCTGACATTCGCCGCAAGGTTGAAATCGGCTCCTACGAAGGCATCCGCCACCGCAAGGGCCTGCCGGTCCGCGGTCAGCGCACCAAGACCAACGCTCGTACCCGCAAGGGCCCGAAGCGTACTGTCGCCGGTAAGAAGAAGACCCGCTAA
- a CDS encoding UDP-glucose dehydrogenase family protein, with protein sequence MTLKISVVGTGYLGATHAACMAELGFEVIGLDIDQAKIDSLALGELPFHEPGLPELLRKHVATGRLRFTTDYDQVADWADVHFVGVGTPQRADGHGADLRFVDAAVRELARRIRGEALIVGKSTVPVGTARRLTSLIEAEAQPDSRIMLAWNPEFLREGFAVADTMSPDRLVIGTQDTESVDILRKVYAKALAADTPLIVTDFETAELVKVAANAFLATKISFINSFAEVTETIGGDITTLADALGHDVRIGRKFLNAGVGFGGGCLPKDIRALQARVSELGLTHTMGFLAEVDEINLRRRERVVRLTHAMLNDDLVGKKIAVLGVTFKPDSDDVRDSPALDIAVRLYNAGAEVTVYDPKGNKNAAARFPRLDYAPGLAEAVGGADVVLLLTEWAEFRQLAPGDLDPLVASRRIIDGRNVLDRAVWEADGWEIIGMGQHYAPLDAQP encoded by the coding sequence ATGACGTTGAAAATATCGGTGGTGGGCACCGGGTATCTTGGCGCAACCCACGCCGCATGCATGGCTGAGTTGGGTTTTGAAGTCATCGGCTTGGACATTGACCAGGCCAAGATCGATTCGCTGGCACTGGGCGAACTGCCCTTCCACGAACCAGGCTTGCCCGAGCTGCTGCGCAAGCACGTTGCAACGGGCCGGCTGCGGTTCACCACCGACTACGACCAGGTCGCCGATTGGGCGGATGTTCATTTCGTCGGAGTTGGCACACCCCAGCGTGCCGACGGCCACGGCGCCGACCTGCGTTTCGTTGATGCGGCCGTCCGTGAACTGGCCCGGCGCATCCGAGGCGAAGCCCTGATCGTGGGCAAGTCGACGGTGCCCGTGGGAACTGCGCGGCGCCTGACGTCACTGATCGAGGCGGAGGCGCAGCCGGATTCACGGATCATGCTGGCCTGGAACCCGGAATTCTTGCGCGAGGGTTTTGCCGTGGCCGACACCATGAGCCCGGATCGACTGGTCATTGGCACGCAGGACACCGAATCGGTGGATATCCTGCGCAAGGTTTACGCCAAGGCCCTGGCCGCCGACACCCCACTGATCGTCACCGACTTCGAAACCGCCGAACTGGTGAAGGTCGCGGCCAACGCCTTCCTGGCCACGAAGATTTCCTTCATCAACTCGTTCGCCGAGGTCACCGAGACCATTGGCGGGGACATCACGACCCTGGCCGATGCGCTGGGCCATGACGTGCGGATCGGGCGCAAGTTCCTCAACGCGGGCGTTGGCTTTGGCGGGGGATGCCTGCCCAAGGACATCCGGGCGCTGCAGGCACGCGTCAGCGAACTCGGGTTGACGCACACCATGGGGTTCCTGGCCGAGGTCGACGAGATCAACCTGCGCCGCCGCGAACGCGTGGTGCGGTTGACCCATGCAATGCTCAACGACGACCTGGTCGGCAAGAAAATCGCCGTCCTCGGCGTGACGTTCAAGCCGGACAGCGACGACGTGCGCGATTCGCCGGCCCTGGACATCGCCGTGCGGCTCTACAACGCCGGAGCCGAGGTGACCGTCTACGACCCCAAGGGCAACAAGAACGCGGCGGCACGCTTCCCGCGCCTTGACTATGCCCCGGGCCTTGCCGAGGCAGTCGGCGGCGCCGACGTTGTCCTGCTGCTGACCGAGTGGGCCGAGTTCAGGCAGCTGGCGCCCGGGGACCTGGATCCGCTGGTCGCTTCGCGCCGCATCATTGACGGCCGCAACGTCCTGGACCGCGCGGTCTGGGAAGCCGACGGCTGGGAAATCATCGGCATGGGCCAGCACTATGCCCCGCTGGACGCACAACCCTAG
- the rplM gene encoding 50S ribosomal protein L13, translating into MRTFTPKPADQTRQWHIIDASDVVLGRLAVQAATLLRGKHKATFAPHMDMGDHVIIINAEKVALTGAKLENKRAYRHSGFPGGLKSVTYAELLEKNPVQAVEKAIKGMLPKNSLAAQQLSKLKVYRGAEHPHAAQQPTTFEITQVAQ; encoded by the coding sequence GTGCGTACGTTCACTCCAAAGCCGGCCGATCAGACTCGTCAGTGGCACATCATTGATGCCTCAGACGTTGTACTTGGTCGCCTCGCCGTCCAGGCCGCAACCCTGCTGCGCGGCAAGCACAAGGCTACCTTCGCCCCCCACATGGACATGGGCGATCACGTCATCATTATCAACGCCGAGAAGGTTGCCCTGACCGGCGCCAAGCTCGAAAACAAGCGCGCTTACCGCCACTCGGGCTTCCCGGGCGGCCTGAAGTCCGTTACCTACGCCGAACTTCTTGAGAAGAACCCGGTTCAGGCAGTGGAGAAGGCCATCAAGGGCATGCTCCCGAAGAACTCCCTGGCTGCACAGCAGCTGTCCAAGTTGAAGGTCTACCGCGGTGCCGAGCACCCGCACGCTGCACAGCAGCCGACGACCTTCGAAATCACCCAGGTCGCGCAGTAG